In the Malaclemys terrapin pileata isolate rMalTer1 chromosome 12, rMalTer1.hap1, whole genome shotgun sequence genome, one interval contains:
- the LOC128846586 gene encoding olfactory receptor 4Q2-like isoform X1, with protein MEQLWRNQTPVGEFLLAALSPTPQSQAALFAVFLLVYVSTLVGNTLIMATVSSDPRLRTPMYFLLGNLSFLDLCYSTVTAPKMLLDFLSERRSISYQACMVQLFFLHFVGAAEMFLLTVMAYDRYVAICKPLHYPSIMNRTLCSWLVAASWAGGFIHSMVQTILTMRLPFCGPNRVDNFFCDVPPVIKLACTDTYVVELLMVSNSGLISTSCFVILVASYTTILVRIRSPEGRRKALSTCASHLTVVTLFFGPCIFIYARPFSIFSVDKLVSVLYNIITPMLNPLIYTLRNKEVKSAMSRLRTRGITSGGKVIV; from the coding sequence ATGGAGCAGCTGTGGAGAAACCAGACTCCAGTGGGGGAGTTCCTCCTGGCAGCCCTTTCCCCGACTCCACAGTCCCAGGCCGCCTTGTTTGCTGTGTTCCTCTTGGTCTACGTCTCCACGCTGGTGGGTAATACCCTCATCATGGCGACAGTCAGCTCTGACCCCCGCCTCCGTACTCCCATGTATTTCCTGCTGGGCAACCTCTCCTTCCTGGACCTGTGCTACTCCACCGTCACTGCCCCCAAGATGCTGTTGGACTTTCTGTCTGAGAGGAGGAGTATTTCCTACCAGGCCTGCATGGTCCAGCTCTTCTTCCTGCACTTCGTGGGGGCGGCTGAGATGTTCCTGCTCACCGTCATGGCCTACGAccgctacgtggccatctgcaAGCCCCTCCACTACCCCAGCATCATGAACCGGACCCTGTGCAGCTGGCTGGTGGCGGCTTCCTGGGCGGGAGGGTTCATCCACTCCATGGTCCAGACCATCCTCACCATGCGGCTGCCCTTCTGCGGGCCTAACCGGGTGGACAACTTCTTCTGCGATGTCCCACCAGTGATCAAGCTGGCCTGCACCGACACCTATGTGGTGGAGCTGCTCATGGTCTCCAACAGTGGGCTAATCTCCACCAGTTGCTTCGTTATCCTGGTAGCCTCTTACACCACCATCTTGGTGAGGATTCGCTCCCCTGAAGGGCGTCGCAAGGCGCTCTCAACCTGTGCCTCACACCTGACTGTGGTGACCTTATTCTTCGGGCCCTGCATCTTCATCTACGCCCGGCCCTTCTCCATCTTCTCAGTGGACAAGCTGGTCTCAGTCCTGTACAACATCATCACCCCCATGCTCAACCCCTTGATCTACACACTCAGGAACAAGGAGGTGAAGTCAGCCATGAGTAGACTGAGGACAAGGGGCATTACTTCTGGGGGGAAGGTAATAGTCTGA
- the LOC128846586 gene encoding olfactory receptor 4Q2-like isoform X2, translating to MATVSSDPRLRTPMYFLLGNLSFLDLCYSTVTAPKMLLDFLSERRSISYQACMVQLFFLHFVGAAEMFLLTVMAYDRYVAICKPLHYPSIMNRTLCSWLVAASWAGGFIHSMVQTILTMRLPFCGPNRVDNFFCDVPPVIKLACTDTYVVELLMVSNSGLISTSCFVILVASYTTILVRIRSPEGRRKALSTCASHLTVVTLFFGPCIFIYARPFSIFSVDKLVSVLYNIITPMLNPLIYTLRNKEVKSAMSRLRTRGITSGGKVIV from the coding sequence ATGGCGACAGTCAGCTCTGACCCCCGCCTCCGTACTCCCATGTATTTCCTGCTGGGCAACCTCTCCTTCCTGGACCTGTGCTACTCCACCGTCACTGCCCCCAAGATGCTGTTGGACTTTCTGTCTGAGAGGAGGAGTATTTCCTACCAGGCCTGCATGGTCCAGCTCTTCTTCCTGCACTTCGTGGGGGCGGCTGAGATGTTCCTGCTCACCGTCATGGCCTACGAccgctacgtggccatctgcaAGCCCCTCCACTACCCCAGCATCATGAACCGGACCCTGTGCAGCTGGCTGGTGGCGGCTTCCTGGGCGGGAGGGTTCATCCACTCCATGGTCCAGACCATCCTCACCATGCGGCTGCCCTTCTGCGGGCCTAACCGGGTGGACAACTTCTTCTGCGATGTCCCACCAGTGATCAAGCTGGCCTGCACCGACACCTATGTGGTGGAGCTGCTCATGGTCTCCAACAGTGGGCTAATCTCCACCAGTTGCTTCGTTATCCTGGTAGCCTCTTACACCACCATCTTGGTGAGGATTCGCTCCCCTGAAGGGCGTCGCAAGGCGCTCTCAACCTGTGCCTCACACCTGACTGTGGTGACCTTATTCTTCGGGCCCTGCATCTTCATCTACGCCCGGCCCTTCTCCATCTTCTCAGTGGACAAGCTGGTCTCAGTCCTGTACAACATCATCACCCCCATGCTCAACCCCTTGATCTACACACTCAGGAACAAGGAGGTGAAGTCAGCCATGAGTAGACTGAGGACAAGGGGCATTACTTCTGGGGGGAAGGTAATAGTCTGA
- the LOC128846669 gene encoding olfactory receptor 734-like, with the protein MERGNSTGVTEFVLLGLSQTREIQLFLFVLFLIFYSMILPANVLIILTIQGDPHLGSPMYFFLANLAFLDICYCSVTPPKMLADFFSHHKNISYGGCMAQLFFLHFLGGAEVFLLMGMAFDRYVAICHPLRYASMMSREVCCALVGAAWAGGFTHSILQVALIIRLPFCGPNELDNFFCDITQVIKLACTDIYILEFFMFFNSGLATLMCFLLLLISYGALLVRLRAGDPSKEMSKAASTCITHIIIVFIMFGPAIYIYCRPFRSFPLDKVVAVFHTVVFPLMNPMIYTLRNKEIISAMKRLLSRHGLWSGK; encoded by the coding sequence ATGGAGCGTGGAAACAGCACAGGGGTGACGGAGTTTGTGCTGCTGGGGCTATCCCAGACCCGGGAGATCCAGCTCTTCCTCTTTGTCTTGTTCCTCATCTTCTACTCCATGATCCTCCCAGCCAACgtcctcatcatcctcaccatcCAGGGTGACCCTCACCTGGGttcccccatgtatttcttcctggcCAACCTGGCCTTTCTGGACATCTGCTACTGCTCCGTCACCCCCCCAAAGATGCTGGCTGACTTCTTCTCCCATCACAAGAACATCTCCTATGGGGGCTGCATGGCCCAACTCTTCTTCCTACACTTCCTAGGAGGGGCGGAAGTTTTCCTGCTCATGGGCATGGCCTTTGATAGGTACGTGGCCATCTGCCATCCCCTGCGCTATGCCAGCATGATGAGCAGAGAAGTCTGCTGTGCCCTGGTTGGGGCTGCTTGGGCCGGAGGCTTCACGCACTCTATCCTGCAGGTGGCGCTGATTATCCGGCTGCCGTTCTGTGGCCCCAACGAGCTGGACaatttcttctgtgacatcaCCCAGGTGATCAAGCTGGCCTGCACTGACATCTACATTCTGGAGTTCTTCATGTTCTTCAACAGTGGCCTGGCCACCTTGATGTGCTTCCTCCTCTTGCTCATCTCCTATGGGGCTCTGCTGGTCCGGCTGCGTGCGGGTGACCCCTCAAAGGAGATGAGCAAAGCGGCCTCTACCTGCATCACCCACATCATCATCGTCTTCATCATGTTTGGCCCAGCCATCTACATCTACTGCCGGCCCTTCCGAAGCTTCCCCCTGGACAAAGTGGTGGCCGTGTTCCACACTGTTGTCTTCCCGCTCATGAACCCCATGATCTATACACTCAGGAACAAGGAGATCATCAGTGCAATGAAGAGGTTGCTGAGTAGACATGGGCTCTGGAGCGGGAAATAG